Genomic DNA from Bacteroidota bacterium:
GAAAAATTTTCCGGAAAAATATATTCTATTGGTTTAAATAAATATGGATTTGACCGGTCGTAAGGATTAGCCGCAATCATTACGGTAAATTCTCTTCCTGAAATATATTCTTCAACAAGTAAAGGTCCGTATTCTTCAATTATATTATTTACTTTATTGTGGAGCGATAACGTATCTTTTACCAGCGATTGATCATCTACCCCTAAACTATCGCCTGCTTTTGCCGGTTTAACGAACAATGGATAACTTAAATGTGCTGTTACGACATCCAGATTTTCATTTCCCGAGATCAGCGCAAATGGCGGGGTTTTAACACCCACGGTAAATGCAACATATTTCATGAGGTCTTTAGTGGGGTCGTATAATAATGAAGTTGGTCCTGTGAAAGGTAAACCCAATAATTCCATATAATAAATTACATCTACTGACGGAATTGTCCAGTCGAGATAACCTTCACATAAATTGACGAAAATATCGAAGCCCTGTTTTTTTAATTCGCGTAATTGTTTGTAGGTAGTTAATTTATTTAAAAAAACGTGAACGAATTCTGCTTCAGGTAATAATGCTGATAAATCACGCGGAGGATCATAATATTGATAGTCAACATCAGAGGTTGAATAATCAGGCTGGAGCACGCATATTTTCAGGCCTTTTCCATTTTCCGGTATTATTATATTATCAGCATTAATTTGCAACGTATCGTATTTATTAATTAATAAGCTTTAACTAAAGCGGGCACTTTTCGTTTTCTGTTTTTTTTCATCCATCTCAATGTGGCATCATTAATTATTTCAACAACCATTTGTGCAAACGATTTATTGCTATAACGTAAAATTGCTCCAATAGAAGTATAATTTTCATCTTCACTTAAACCACATTGCGCATTTACTTCCAATACTGCTATTCTACCTGTAAATTTATCCATACGTAAATCAACGCGGGTATAACCTTTACCGCCATTGGACACATAAGCATCCCAACTAATTTTTTTTATTTTCCGGATTAAATTTTGTGGTGCAGCAGCGTATTGATAAAAATTTCCGTTATCGGGCATCGGTGTTTCATCTTCATAAATTTCCCATAAGCGGTCGAAGGATAAAAATTTTTCATTATCCGGTAAGGCTTCATGAAAAATACGTTCAACCGGTTCATACACCTGCATATTTTTTTGTTGGTCAGATGAACCTACCAGCATTGCTGTAAATTCCGGACCATTAATGAACTCTTCCACCACAATTCCACCGCTTGATAATTGCCAGCCGCGATATCCATTAAACATTTTATGAATTTGTTCTTTTAACTCAGCTTCATTGTTGACCACATTTTTAATACAAACACCCATGCTGCCACCTGAAACGGCAGGTTTAACAATAAGTGGTGCACCTAAACGTTCGAAAATTCCTGAAATATCCTGGTCAGGAGTTAAGATGGCTTCCCATTTTGCGGTTGGGACGCCGGCTAAATCGAAAGCTTCCTTCATGGTGATTTTGGAAGTGGTGATATTATAGAAATACGCATCTGCGCCGGTATAAATCAGTCCTTTTGCTTCCAGTAAGTTAACAACTGATACACCTGGTGTTCCGTTAACTTCATCGCCATCGCAAATATTAAATACAATAGGAAAGTTTACGCCGGTATTGCGTTCAATTACAATTTGGTCGATTACCTGCTTATACGATTGCATTGTAACCGGTTGCCAAACCCAGTTAACTCCAAGTTGCTCGAATGTTTTAGTGTATTCTGCAATACTTTGAGAAAAATCGTAATAATAATCCAGGTTGGGATCATTTGTTTCAAGATGTGGTGCCAGTACCCATACTTTAAGATGAGTTAGCGGGATGGACTCGTTAAGTTTAAAGGGAGTTTCTGAATGCGAGCCGTGTTCAGTGGTTAATTGCATGCGGTCGGGATGCT
This window encodes:
- a CDS encoding ATP-grasp domain-containing protein codes for the protein MQLTTEHGSHSETPFKLNESIPLTHLKVWVLAPHLETNDPNLDYYYDFSQSIAEYTKTFEQLGVNWVWQPVTMQSYKQVIDQIVIERNTGVNFPIVFNICDGDEVNGTPGVSVVNLLEAKGLIYTGADAYFYNITTSKITMKEAFDLAGVPTAKWEAILTPDQDISGIFERLGAPLIVKPAVSGGSMGVCIKNVVNNEAELKEQIHKMFNGYRGWQLSSGGIVVEEFINGPEFTAMLVGSSDQQKNMQVYEPVERIFHEALPDNEKFLSFDRLWEIYEDETPMPDNGNFYQYAAAPQNLIRKIKKISWDAYVSNGGKGYTRVDLRMDKFTGRIAVLEVNAQCGLSEDENYTSIGAILRYSNKSFAQMVVEIINDATLRWMKKNRKRKVPALVKAY